The genomic window GCGCTGGTAGCGGGCCCAGGCGCCAGGTTCGTCGCCGGTCAACAGGTGCCAGGCCTCGCGGTACTGCTCGTATTTCCGCTTGCTCTTGGGGTTGTGGGGAGCGAAGGCGGCGCCCTTGCAGCCGGCGATGGCGTCCACGGGAATGACGTACCAGACATCGGCGTCGGGGATGGCGACCACGACGAAATCGATGTCGGCGCGCTTGAAGCCGCCGCGGCCGCTGGTGATCTGGTACTTGCCGCGCCAGCGCTTCCAGGCGGACTTGACCTGCACCCGGTTCATGGCGCGGCGGACGTTATAGACGACGAAGTCGAAGGGCTCGTTCTCACCCATGGGCCGGCAGACAGTGAGGCCCTGCCCCATGGCTTTGGCGCTAAAGGCGGCTTCGGCCCAATCGCCACGGTGCTTCTCGTCGCGCATGCGGGGATGGAAGAGGCGGTCAAAACGGCCCATGGTCACAGGATAGCGCAGAGGCAGGGCAGGCGGCTGTGATGGCGGTCACGGGGAAGTACTCAGTACTCGGTACTCAGTACCCAGTGGGACCTCGAGAAACCCACGATTGACCGGGGCGTCGGGACTGACGTCCCGACGCTGGACGGCATAGTCAGTGCGAATATCTCCCAGATCCTTCGGTCGTCCCTCAAGGGACTCCCTCAGGATGACAATCCATAAAGAACACAGGTGATGGCGCGGCTGAAGGCGCGCCCCAACAAAGCGAGCCCCTGCCTCAGGAGTCAGGCGTCGGGAGTCAGGAGTCAGTTTCGTCTACTACTGCCGCTTCCACGCGCACCTGGACGATGACCATCAGCCCGTGGCGCCCGGTCCCGACGGTGGCATCCAGGACACGAACGGAAACTTCGGCACGCCGATGAATGGGATCATCACCGTTCTGCCCGGAGAGTGACCCATCCCGAGGATCCAACAACACTGGCCCGGCCGAGTGCCGGGCCAGTCCTTTCGCGGATCCTCAATTGTGCACGAGGCTGTAATGGCGGTCGCCGGACGTGACCGGCATCACAGGCGGGGGGGCCGCGCCGAAGACTAGAATGTCCCCTTAGTTCATCTGCTGCGAGGTCCTTATGGAATCCCTGACCAGCAAGCCCGCCGCAAAAAATAGCGGAAAGCCGAGCGTCGATCCGGCGCACGACCTCTTACGCAGCGAGGGGCACCCGCTGGACGCGGTGTTCCGTCCGAAGAACGTGGCGGTGATCGGGGCCACGGAGCGGCAGGGCAGTGTAGGGCGCTCGGTGCTGTGGAACCTGATGAGCACGCCGTTCGGGGGGACGGTGTTCCCCATCAATCCGAACCGGCCGAGCGTGCTGGGGATCCGCACCTACCGCGACGTGCAGTCGCTTCCGGAGAAGCCCGACCTGGCGGTGGTGACAACGCCGGCGGCGACGGTGCCGGCCATCATGAAGGAGTGCGCGGACGCCGGGGTGGCAGCGGGCATCATCATCTCGGCGGGGTTCCGCGAGTTCGGAGAGACGGGGCAGGAGCTGGAGCGGCAGATCGCGGAGCACATCCGCGGGCGCATGCGAGTGATCGGGCCGAACTGCCTGGGAGTGATGAACCCGCTCACCGGGCTGAACGCGACCTTCGCGTCGGCCATCGCACGGCCGGGAAGCGTGGCCTTCATCAGCCAGAGCGGCGCGTTGTGCACCGCAGTGCTGGACTGGAGCCTGCGCGAGATGGTGGGCTTCAGCGCCTTCGTCTCCGTGGGGTCGATGCTGGACGTGGGGTGGGGCGACCTGATCAGCTACTTCGGCGACGACACCCGCACCCAGGCGATCGTGATCTACATGGAGTCGGTGGGGGACGCGCGAGCATTCCTGTCGGCGGCGCGCGAAGTGTCGCTGACCAAGCCGGTGATCGTGATCAAGGCGGGGCGGACGGCGGCGGCAGCCAAGGCGGCGGCCTCGCACACCGGGGCGCTCACCGGCAGCGACGAGGTGCTGGACGCGGCCTTCCGGCGCAGCGGGGTGCTGCGGGTCAACACCATCTCCGACATCTTCTACATGACGGAAGTGCTGGCCAAGCAGCCGCGCCCGCGGGGCCCGCGCCTGACCATCCTGACCAATGCCGGGGGCCCGGCGGTGCTGGCCACCGACGCGCTGATCGCGCTGGGCGGGCAGCTGGCGGACCTGACGCCGGAGACCATCGCGGCCTACAACCAATTCCTGCCGCCGCACTGGAGCCACAACAATCCGGTGGACATTTTGGGCGACGCCGAGCCGGAGCGGTACGCCAAAGCGCTGGAGATCGCCGCGAAGGACCCGAACACCGACGGCATCCTGGTGGTCCTGACGCCGCAGGGGATGACCAATCCCACGGCCATCGCGGAACAGCTCAAGCCCTACGCCAACTCCACCGGGAAACCGGTGCTGGCGAGCTGGATGGGAGGCGCCGACGTGGCCCACGGGGAGGAGATCCTGAACCGCATCGGGATCCCGACCTTCCCCTATCCCGACACCGCGGCCCGGGCCTTCAACTACATGTGGCGCTACACCTACAACCTGCGCGGGCTGTACGAGACGCCGAGCATGGCGAGCACGGGGGAGCCACCCGACCGGGGAACGGCGGCGAGCATCGTACAGCATGCGCACGGCAGCGGCCGGACCCTCCTGACCGAGCACGAATCGAAGCAGTTGCTGCAGGCGTACGGCATCCCGACGGTGCGGACGGAGGTGGCTGAGAATCCCGAGGAAGCGGTCCGGATCGCGCGCGAGCTGGGGTATCCGGTGGTGGTCAAGCTGTTGTCGGAGACCATCACGCACAAGACCGACGTCGGAGGAGTGCAGCTCAACCTGGGGAGCGACGAGGCGGTGCGCGCCGCGTTCGAGGAGATCCGCCGCGGGGTGAGCGAGCGCGCCAGCGCGCAGGATTTCCTGGGTGTGACGGTGCAGCCGATGGTGAAGCTGGAGGGCTACGAGCTGATCATCGGCAGCAGCCTGGATGCGCAGTTCGGACCGGTGCTGCTGTTCGGCGCCGGCGGACAACTGGTGGAGGTGAACAAGGACAGCGCGCTGGCACTGCCGCCGCTGAATTCGACACTGGCCCGGCGCATGATGGAGCAGACCAGGATCTTCACCGCGC from Terriglobales bacterium includes these protein-coding regions:
- a CDS encoding group I intron-associated PD-(D/E)XK endonuclease, whose translation is MGRFDRLFHPRMRDEKHRGDWAEAAFSAKAMGQGLTVCRPMGENEPFDFVVYNVRRAMNRVQVKSAWKRWRGKYQITSGRGGFKRADIDFVVVAIPDADVWYVIPVDAIAGCKGAAFAPHNPKSKRKYEQYREAWHLLTGDEPGAWARYQRFTIHAGTE
- a CDS encoding bifunctional acetate--CoA ligase family protein/GNAT family N-acetyltransferase, producing MESLTSKPAAKNSGKPSVDPAHDLLRSEGHPLDAVFRPKNVAVIGATERQGSVGRSVLWNLMSTPFGGTVFPINPNRPSVLGIRTYRDVQSLPEKPDLAVVTTPAATVPAIMKECADAGVAAGIIISAGFREFGETGQELERQIAEHIRGRMRVIGPNCLGVMNPLTGLNATFASAIARPGSVAFISQSGALCTAVLDWSLREMVGFSAFVSVGSMLDVGWGDLISYFGDDTRTQAIVIYMESVGDARAFLSAAREVSLTKPVIVIKAGRTAAAAKAAASHTGALTGSDEVLDAAFRRSGVLRVNTISDIFYMTEVLAKQPRPRGPRLTILTNAGGPAVLATDALIALGGQLADLTPETIAAYNQFLPPHWSHNNPVDILGDAEPERYAKALEIAAKDPNTDGILVVLTPQGMTNPTAIAEQLKPYANSTGKPVLASWMGGADVAHGEEILNRIGIPTFPYPDTAARAFNYMWRYTYNLRGLYETPSMASTGEPPDRGTAASIVQHAHGSGRTLLTEHESKQLLQAYGIPTVRTEVAENPEEAVRIARELGYPVVVKLLSETITHKTDVGGVQLNLGSDEAVRAAFEEIRRGVSERASAQDFLGVTVQPMVKLEGYELIIGSSLDAQFGPVLLFGAGGQLVEVNKDSALALPPLNSTLARRMMEQTRIFTALKGVRGRKPVDLTALEELLVRFSQLVVEQPWIREIDINPLLASPERLVTLDARVVLHGPEMTEQQLPRPAVRPYPMQYVGGWTMKDGQKVCIRPIRPEDEPLIVKFHQKLSARTVYLRYFQPMKLSTRTSHERMTRICFIDYDREMALVAERRDLATDEPEIVGVTRLSKLHGVDAAESAVVLLDEVQGKGLGTELVRRSLEVAKAERLKRVLSTVLPENLEMRAVNKKLGFRVVSRIDEDVVRMELDL